A stretch of DNA from Francisella uliginis:
TATTGTCGAAGGAGACTCAGCAGGAGGCTCTGCAAAACAAGCACGTGATAAGAATTTTCAGGCTGTAATGCCTCTTAAGGGTAAGATTCTAAATAGCTGGGAGCTTGATGCAGATACGATCATGAATTCTCAAGAAGTTCATAATATAGCAACAGCAATAGGTGTTGATCCAGATAGTGATGATATATCTGGGTTAAGATATAACAAAATATGTATTCTTGCTGATGCAGATTCTGATGGCTTACATATTGCTACCTTATTGTGTGCAATGTTTCTAAAGCATTTTAGAAAACTTATCGAAAATGGACATATTTATATAGCTCAACCCCCTTTATTTAGAATTGATATTGGTAAAAATACTTTCTATGCTCTAGATGAAGATGAAAAAGAAACTATTTTAGCTGAAAATTCTAAGCTAACTGGCAAAATTAATATTATGCGTTTTAAAGGTCTTGGTGAGATGAACCCTGTACAGCTACGTGAATCAGCGATGGATGTTTCATCTAGAAGATTGTTACAGTTAACCATATCTGATGTTTATGACGATACTGAAATATTAGATAAGCTCTTAGCTAAAAAAAGATCTAAAGATCGCCGTGATTGGTTAGAAAACTATGGTGATAAAGCAGAAATAGAATAAAAGCCTATCTCTGTTTAGTCATTATATTTAATATATTTATATCTGTCTTAGACATACCATCATCTGTTGCTATATAGACTATGTTTTCAATAGTCTCTTCAACATTCTTACCAACTATACCATCATAAGCTGTTACACTATTTCCTAACACTGCGGCATTAACAGCATCATAAGCGGTATATATTGAATTAGCTATTTTCATTGAGCATGATGAGTTTGCTCCATCACACATAATCCCAACAATACTAGCTAGAGCATTAATTATAGCCTTATTAACTTTTTCTAAAGGTTGATCTAACATCAAAGCCAGTCCTGCAGCAACTCCAGCAGAAGCACAAGTTGGACCACATAATGCAGATAACCGTCCTATACGAGATTTAATATAAACAGTTATTAAAGATGCTAAAAATATTGCTCTATAAAGTTCTTCTTGGCTCTTTTTATTAAACTCTGCAAATTTTATTAAAGCCATAGATATAGTTATACCAATATTTCCACTTCCAGCAACTGTCATTACAAGTAGAGCAGACCCTCCCATACGAGCATCACTTCCTGCTGCAGCCGCTGCGGCTGCATTATTACGCACATCATCACCATAAAGCCCCAGCTCTATAGCTGATTTAATATTTCTACCAGCTTGAGCTCCATAACTATTATTTAAACCTTCTTGAGAAATCTTTGTATTATCCTTAACAATAAGATCAAATAAGGATTTAATCTTATTAACATCTATACTAGCTGCAATCTCATATATCTCCTTAATAGAAAATGTCTTTATAATCTCATCCACTAGATTTTTCTTATTGGAAGTATCATCAACTTTGTATAAAATTTTTTCATTTTTTTGAATTAGGGTTATATTGCTGTGTGTATATTTGATTTCAACAATAGCCTTATCTTCACCATAATAACCCACGATTTGAATATAAAGTTTAATCTTTTTATCTGACATATGAATATTTACAGATTTCTTTGTTAGATACTTTTTGACATTTTTAAGTTCTGAAGTTGTTATATCTGCAATTACCATAAGCTCTTTGTCAGGATCGCCAGCAACAAGTCCCATAGCTACAGCTGCTTCTATACCAATCATACCTCTACTACCTGGTACTGTAACACTTTTTACATTTTTGATTATATTCCCAGAAGCATAAACTTCGACCTTATCAGGTACATTTCCTAAAATTTGAGTTACTTTAGCAGCGCAATAAGCTAAAGCTATTGGCTCTGTGCAACCTTGTGCTGGAACTACCTCCTGTTGTAATAAATTTAACAACTGTTTTTCTCTATTCACTATACTCTCCAACTAAATTTAAAAACTAATTAAAACCAGTAATAGTTCCTTTTTAAGAATACTTATCAACCCCATCTAAATCATTTACTTTATCCCAATCAAAGCATTTGCCAGGATCTGTTTTTCTTCCCGGAGCTATATTTTGGTGTCCGGTAATAGCTTTGAGTTCAATATAGGTCTCTTTTAAATCCACTAACAATTCATTTAGACTTCTATATTGCTCAAATTCATAAGCTGTCTTGTCCGTACCTTGTAGCTCTATACCTATAGAAAAATCATTACAGCCTTGTCTTCCCTGAAAGTTACTTATACCAGCATGCCACGCCCTATTATCTACAGAAACAAATTGAATAACTTCACCTGTCCGTTTTATATAAAAATGCGCTGAAACTTCAACTTCTTTTAAATCAGCAAAGCTTTTATGTGAATCACAGTCTAGCTGGTTAAGAAATAAATTTTCAACATTGTGATTTGAATACTCTCCTTCTGGCAGACTTATACAATGAACCACAACCAGACTAATATCCATATTATTAGGTCGCTTATTAAAATTTTTACTCGCGATATGCTTGGCTTTTTTATACCAACCTTGTTTGAACATCTTAGGTTTTCAAAATTAGTTATGATAATATTATACTGTATCAACTAAACTAGTGGTTTTAAATAATTTAATTATGAAGTGTTTAGATTGTAAGCTTGCAAAAAATACTGTTGTATATGGGATTATTACGTTAATCATTGTAGTACTTAGCTATAACTTTTTGGATATAAAAGTAACTACAGCAATTCACTCAAGTGATTTTTTTGGCACTAAAATAAGTACGTTAGCTTCTTTAATGTCACAGATAGCATCATCAAAAGTTTGGCTAATAGTAACTTTAATCGTCACTGTAGCATGTATTATTAGATATTTACGTAATAAAACTTCTAACAAGCTATATACAATGTCACTTTCTTTGATACTCGCTATCTTAGTTGCTGGTGGTTTAAAAGTTTTACTTGCTCGATATAGACCTGAAATGCTTTTATTTAAGAATGAATATGGCTTTCACTTTTTCTCTTTTAAGAAAGCATACAACTCAATGCCATCTGGACATACTACTTTATCATTTGCAGGTTTACTTGCCATAGCAAATTTTTTTGAGAAAAAATATATTACTATCATTGCTATAGTTTTAGCAATTATTGTTGCCGTAAGTAGAATTATTGTTCTAGATCACTATGTTTCTGATGTTATCTTATCAGCATATATCGGATCATTTTGTTACCTATGGGCAAAATCTTTTGTCGAAGGCAGACAACAAGATTCTAAATAAACTCTTTAAAATAAGTCAATGCCTTTCTATATACTTCCTGCTTGAAATAAACCACATGATTTATTGGATACCAATAACTAACCCAACGCCAGTTATCAAACTCTGGTGAATCATTAGCTTCTAAATCAATATTATTTTCTGAGCTTTTTAACCTTAATAAAAACCATTTTTGTTTTTGGCCAACACATACAGGTTCTTTACTTCTAAGTAATGAGTCTGGAATATCATACTTATACCAATCCCTTGTAGAAGCTATAACTTCAACATCTTGAGGTCTCAAACCAACCTCTTCATGAAGCTCACGATACATAGCTTGTAAAGGAGTTTCCCCTACAGATACTCCTCCTTGAGGGAACTGCCACGAAGCTCTGTTTTTTCTTTGTCCCCAAAAAACTCTATTTTGTCTATTAAGTAAAACTATAGCAACATTTGCTCTATACCCACTTTTATCTATCATTATTTAAAGAAATATTTCTTCTACCTAAGATTTATTTTAAACTAATTTTTTATAGTTTGTTAACTTTCTAGTTCGAATAATTTAATAGCTAATATTAAAAGTTTCAAGATAATTGAAAAATCATCTAGTAGATTTTGTAATATCTACGAACTGAATTTACCATCTAAGATATACATCACATCATAAATAATTTATTATTGTTGGAATCATTAATAGTGATTCAAAAAGATAAAATCGTGAATTCTACACTAAGTGAACTTTTCTTTAGGCAGGCAAGCTTAACCCCTAACAATATTGCCATTACAGACTCTGATACTGAACTAACATACCAACAAACTGCTGATCAAGTTAAATTTTTAGCACAATATTTACAAAATCAA
This window harbors:
- a CDS encoding serine dehydratase subunit alpha family protein, whose protein sequence is MNREKQLLNLLQQEVVPAQGCTEPIALAYCAAKVTQILGNVPDKVEVYASGNIIKNVKSVTVPGSRGMIGIEAAVAMGLVAGDPDKELMVIADITTSELKNVKKYLTKKSVNIHMSDKKIKLYIQIVGYYGEDKAIVEIKYTHSNITLIQKNEKILYKVDDTSNKKNLVDEIIKTFSIKEIYEIAASIDVNKIKSLFDLIVKDNTKISQEGLNNSYGAQAGRNIKSAIELGLYGDDVRNNAAAAAAAGSDARMGGSALLVMTVAGSGNIGITISMALIKFAEFNKKSQEELYRAIFLASLITVYIKSRIGRLSALCGPTCASAGVAAGLALMLDQPLEKVNKAIINALASIVGIMCDGANSSCSMKIANSIYTAYDAVNAAVLGNSVTAYDGIVGKNVEETIENIVYIATDDGMSKTDINILNIMTKQR
- the ampD gene encoding 1,6-anhydro-N-acetylmuramyl-L-alanine amidase AmpD, translating into MFKQGWYKKAKHIASKNFNKRPNNMDISLVVVHCISLPEGEYSNHNVENLFLNQLDCDSHKSFADLKEVEVSAHFYIKRTGEVIQFVSVDNRAWHAGISNFQGRQGCNDFSIGIELQGTDKTAYEFEQYRSLNELLVDLKETYIELKAITGHQNIAPGRKTDPGKCFDWDKVNDLDGVDKYS
- a CDS encoding phosphatase PAP2 family protein, with product MKCLDCKLAKNTVVYGIITLIIVVLSYNFLDIKVTTAIHSSDFFGTKISTLASLMSQIASSKVWLIVTLIVTVACIIRYLRNKTSNKLYTMSLSLILAILVAGGLKVLLARYRPEMLLFKNEYGFHFFSFKKAYNSMPSGHTTLSFAGLLAIANFFEKKYITIIAIVLAIIVAVSRIIVLDHYVSDVILSAYIGSFCYLWAKSFVEGRQQDSK
- a CDS encoding RNA pyrophosphohydrolase; translated protein: MIDKSGYRANVAIVLLNRQNRVFWGQRKNRASWQFPQGGVSVGETPLQAMYRELHEEVGLRPQDVEVIASTRDWYKYDIPDSLLRSKEPVCVGQKQKWFLLRLKSSENNIDLEANDSPEFDNWRWVSYWYPINHVVYFKQEVYRKALTYFKEFI